Proteins encoded by one window of Simiduia curdlanivorans:
- a CDS encoding GreA/GreB family elongation factor, whose translation MKQRKNSSVYLKKSDYLKLINLLKVEFNSDAIRALEDEIDRAKIIADDSIGTDIVCIDSLVTFLDIDSEKEITVQLVMPADASIENSKISILSPIGSALIGLKKHGYIEWPMPTGKIRRMCITEVAHQNNGITQ comes from the coding sequence ATGAAACAAAGAAAGAACAGCTCGGTGTATTTGAAGAAATCAGATTATCTAAAACTAATAAACCTCCTCAAGGTCGAGTTTAATTCCGATGCCATACGCGCCCTCGAAGATGAAATCGATAGAGCAAAAATTATCGCCGATGATAGTATTGGTACAGATATTGTTTGCATCGATTCACTCGTGACGTTTCTCGACATAGACTCGGAAAAGGAAATTACTGTTCAGTTGGTTATGCCTGCCGATGCTAGCATTGAAAACTCAAAAATTTCAATACTATCTCCCATCGGTAGCGCATTAATCGGTTTAAAAAAGCATGGGTATATTGAATGGCCAATGCCCACGGGGAAAATCAGAAGAATGTGTATTACCGAGGTGGCTCATCAAAATAATGGGATAACTCAGTAG
- a CDS encoding MFS transporter, producing the protein MFDLSAVKKLEPNSPLTYLGLALVAMSGLSYINYLPSLVAALAGGMGFNDVQAGQIVALNGYGGLFGSMLAILWVRRIHWRSAMMILLPLLAAVDLSTAWLTESYIAILIWRFIAGALGGLCVGIGFAALVRLPNTDRAYGTLLFVQFCLGSLVIYFFPELERASGAHSIFFVMASLLLLGLAYLAWLPELVHPDKIQNIVPSQQHNIRHKQLLMLALVCYQLAASAIWAYVGLIGGNANFSDDQISSYIASTGLLGLIGAMLPIIAGNRLNRLRWLATGILLSIIAALILTRSPLTTTVYAIAMALLFIAWPAVLAFLLAVIAEMDSSGRLATIAWLISSIGMASGPMMAATLLQKGDFTLMLYACAGCFALSLTALTIPVQVCETAKSRLQTT; encoded by the coding sequence GTGTTTGATCTCTCTGCTGTTAAAAAATTAGAGCCCAATAGCCCGCTGACCTATCTGGGCCTTGCGCTTGTCGCCATGAGTGGCCTGAGTTATATCAACTACTTACCCAGTCTGGTCGCCGCTTTAGCCGGCGGCATGGGTTTTAATGATGTGCAAGCCGGTCAAATTGTCGCCTTAAACGGCTACGGCGGTTTATTCGGCAGCATGCTTGCCATTTTATGGGTGCGTCGCATTCACTGGCGATCAGCCATGATGATCTTACTGCCGTTGCTTGCTGCCGTAGATTTAAGCACTGCATGGTTAACCGAGAGCTATATAGCCATACTGATTTGGCGATTCATCGCAGGAGCGCTCGGCGGGCTATGCGTAGGGATTGGTTTTGCAGCACTTGTTCGCCTACCCAATACCGACCGCGCTTATGGCACCTTGCTCTTTGTGCAATTTTGCCTTGGCTCTCTGGTCATTTACTTTTTTCCAGAACTCGAGCGCGCATCGGGTGCCCATAGTATTTTTTTTGTGATGGCGAGTTTACTCCTTCTGGGTTTAGCCTATCTGGCCTGGCTGCCGGAGCTGGTACACCCAGACAAAATCCAAAACATCGTTCCCTCACAGCAACACAACATTCGTCATAAGCAACTGCTCATGCTGGCCCTTGTGTGCTACCAACTGGCAGCCAGTGCCATTTGGGCTTATGTCGGACTCATTGGCGGCAATGCCAATTTTAGTGACGATCAAATCAGTAGTTATATTGCCAGCACCGGATTACTTGGGTTAATTGGAGCTATGCTGCCGATAATTGCCGGCAATCGCCTTAACCGCTTGCGTTGGTTGGCCACCGGTATCCTGCTTTCAATCATCGCAGCGCTAATACTGACTAGATCACCACTCACCACCACCGTTTATGCTATCGCCATGGCCCTGCTATTTATTGCCTGGCCAGCTGTGCTGGCATTTTTATTGGCGGTGATAGCCGAGATGGATAGCAGCGGCCGACTCGCAACCATTGCTTGGCTGATATCGTCTATCGGCATGGCCTCGGGCCCCATGATGGCCGCCACCCTACTTCAAAAAGGCGACTTTACACTGATGCTTTATGCCTGCGCAGGTTGCTTTGCGCTGAGTTTGACCGCACTCACAATACCCGTGCAAGTTTGTGAAACCGCAAAGTCGCGCCTACAAACGACTTAA
- a CDS encoding LysR family transcriptional regulator translates to MDKLRTLEIFLATCDGGSFSAAARLCGSDPSTVSKAVSRLEVELGLTLFQRSTRQLRITTAGERYARTVRKAMQDLSSCENELKQLNDSPSGILRISSAVCYAHLYLQPLLNEFCQCYPDIKLELEVNDLHVDIVENNVDIALRTGFIKDSRLVARRLSPMDFLTCVSPIYLSAYGMPSCSEDFKTHSWIGFRIKQSQQLQPIFLPDKKGEYQFVDLERRYITDDGETMAYMCTDGLGFAQLPHFLAKKGLDCGELVSLYPYYRPPQPDNGVFAIYPKREYLPKKVRVFIDFLTEKLAERGESSHCTWAEEWPALVG, encoded by the coding sequence GTGGATAAGTTGCGTACTTTAGAAATATTTCTAGCAACCTGTGATGGCGGCAGCTTTTCAGCGGCCGCTCGTTTATGCGGTAGTGACCCATCTACCGTGAGCAAGGCTGTGAGTCGTTTAGAGGTGGAGCTTGGGCTGACGCTATTTCAGCGCTCGACTCGCCAGCTGCGTATCACCACGGCGGGTGAGCGCTACGCCCGCACGGTGCGCAAAGCGATGCAGGATCTATCCTCTTGTGAAAACGAGTTGAAGCAGCTGAATGATTCGCCCAGTGGCATTTTGCGCATTAGTTCGGCAGTTTGTTATGCACACTTATATTTACAGCCTCTGTTAAATGAGTTTTGTCAATGCTACCCAGACATTAAACTTGAGCTTGAAGTTAATGATTTGCACGTTGATATTGTTGAAAATAATGTTGATATTGCTCTGCGTACCGGCTTCATAAAGGACAGTCGTTTAGTCGCGCGTCGTTTGAGCCCAATGGATTTTCTTACCTGTGTTTCGCCAATTTATCTTAGTGCCTATGGTATGCCGAGCTGCAGCGAAGACTTTAAGACGCATAGCTGGATTGGCTTTCGAATTAAGCAAAGTCAGCAGCTCCAGCCAATATTTTTACCCGATAAAAAAGGCGAGTACCAATTTGTTGATTTAGAGCGCCGCTATATTACCGACGACGGTGAAACCATGGCTTATATGTGCACCGATGGTTTAGGCTTTGCGCAGTTGCCACATTTTCTTGCGAAGAAAGGCTTGGATTGCGGTGAGTTGGTGTCGCTGTATCCATATTATCGACCACCTCAGCCAGACAATGGCGTATTCGCTATCTATCCAAAGCGCGAGTATTTACCGAAAAAAGTTCGAGTATTTATTGATTTTTTAACTGAAAAGCTTGCTGAACGAGGTGAAAGCAGCCATTGTACCTGGGCGGAAGAGTGGCCGGCGTTGGTTGGATAG
- a CDS encoding GreA/GreB family elongation factor: MCKTLSFRLARLMLTRVRRFYISTRWSPTNSPTSLSEIIDSIEIAGSANFSTMEKITLNTRVTILDLQENQTCSLTLVAPPASQPEQGCISILSMLGSQLMGKREGDMVVIAFFGTTMRYRILKVN, encoded by the coding sequence ATGTGCAAAACGTTATCTTTCAGGCTTGCGCGCTTGATGCTCACCCGTGTGCGCCGATTTTACATAAGCACACGCTGGTCGCCAACAAATAGCCCGACAAGCCTGTCTGAAATTATTGATTCGATAGAAATTGCTGGGAGTGCAAATTTTTCGACTATGGAAAAAATAACGCTGAACACCCGAGTCACTATTTTAGATCTACAGGAAAACCAAACGTGCAGCCTTACCCTTGTGGCGCCACCTGCAAGCCAACCTGAGCAGGGCTGCATATCCATACTTTCCATGCTTGGCTCACAACTCATGGGCAAGCGGGAGGGAGACATGGTTGTCATCGCATTCTTTGGCACAACCATGCGCTATCGAATTCTAAAGGTAAATTAA